Proteins found in one Deltaproteobacteria bacterium genomic segment:
- a CDS encoding class I SAM-dependent RNA methyltransferase, translating to MKTPLEISITQLAFGGEGLSELNGKKVFVPYAVPGDVLKIKIIEDKKDYARAELLEVVKASSLRVKVECEYFYKCGGCQWQHIRYADQLRYKHQLLEQALQRIAKIETPRILAPLASPKEWNYRNRIRLQVTKQGRLGFYKPHSHEVLPIRQCLIAEDAINEQIPQVKTSAHEIELSSFPGKNQTFANQKEEHFSQVNSLQNEVLKERVKEYLNLNPKINLLELYAGEGNFSFDLASQVKQVTAVELGEIAVQKAQEKIKKEHRRNIEFIQSSSFRALDQFKKAERVFDRVLLDPPRKGAVECLEVLATLNIPEMIYVSCDPATLARDVKKLIDLGYQHDFSQVLDMFPQTYHIESITHLVKI from the coding sequence ATGAAAACTCCCCTTGAAATTTCAATTACTCAACTGGCCTTTGGTGGTGAAGGTCTGAGTGAACTGAATGGGAAAAAAGTGTTCGTCCCTTATGCCGTTCCCGGCGATGTGCTCAAAATAAAAATTATAGAAGATAAAAAAGATTATGCCCGAGCGGAGCTTTTAGAAGTTGTGAAAGCCTCTTCCTTGCGAGTGAAAGTGGAGTGCGAATATTTTTATAAGTGTGGGGGCTGTCAGTGGCAGCACATTCGCTATGCAGATCAGCTGCGTTACAAGCATCAGCTGCTGGAGCAGGCTTTGCAGCGCATTGCTAAAATTGAGACGCCACGAATTTTAGCTCCACTTGCTTCTCCAAAAGAATGGAATTATCGAAACCGTATTCGGCTTCAGGTGACTAAGCAAGGTCGTCTTGGTTTTTATAAACCTCATTCTCATGAAGTGCTGCCTATTCGGCAGTGTTTGATTGCCGAAGATGCAATCAATGAACAAATCCCTCAAGTGAAAACCAGTGCTCACGAAATTGAACTCAGTTCTTTTCCAGGAAAAAATCAAACTTTTGCGAATCAAAAAGAAGAGCACTTCTCTCAGGTGAATTCTTTGCAAAATGAAGTTCTCAAAGAGAGGGTAAAAGAATATTTAAATTTAAATCCAAAAATAAATTTGCTTGAGCTTTATGCAGGGGAGGGGAATTTTAGTTTTGATTTGGCCTCTCAGGTTAAACAAGTAACAGCTGTAGAACTGGGTGAAATTGCGGTGCAGAAGGCGCAGGAAAAAATAAAAAAAGAACATCGCCGTAATATTGAATTTATTCAGTCTTCCAGCTTTCGGGCCCTGGACCAATTTAAAAAAGCGGAGAGGGTTTTTGATCGGGTATTGTTGGATCCGCCCCGCAAAGGCGCCGTGGAGTGTCTGGAAGTGCTTGCTACCTTGAATATTCCTGAAATGATTTATGTCTCCTGCGACCCCGCTACCTTGGCTCGGGATGTGAAAAAGTTGATCGATTTGGGTTACCAGCACGATTTTTCACAGGTCCTTGATATGTTTCCTCAGACTTATCATATTGAATCGATCACTCACTTGGTGAAGATATGA
- a CDS encoding insulinase family protein produces the protein MKKYLLFFFLISSPHLLLAQDPAVKKLAAQKLQVWKSPAVDIVNLKNGMKLYLQEDHELPLLKAFAYIKGGENQEDAARLGEAALSLAVMRTGGTEKRSVQEVDKLLEDHGASIESGIAAEYSTFMLNCLAKDQSQMFNLFFEILQKPRFDAKALQLAKLKKIESLKRLKEDPEKIAFREFPKLIYGENNVWARSENLKSVESVQVADLKKIHQQFLHPENIILAIAGDFKKEELVQKIESLTQAWPKANQAIAAPAPLEKKFKAQNIIIPQKTAQSTLVIGHWGDKRFNPDKFALLLMNYLLGGDVFSSRLGEEIRSNRGLAYSVYSHFGLESDYGLFFASAQTRVEATAEVISVIKKEIEKFQRGEDLSEVRLQEAKESILNRMVNDWEPRFNFVKDRARLSFYGYPENYYDVFREKLAQVSLGDIKRVAAEYLKPDALTVLIVGDEEKLAKDLEKLGKFEKREWKE, from the coding sequence ATGAAAAAATATCTTCTTTTCTTTTTTCTTATTTCTTCTCCTCACCTTCTTCTAGCCCAAGACCCCGCAGTCAAAAAACTTGCTGCGCAGAAATTGCAAGTTTGGAAATCTCCCGCGGTCGACATCGTAAACTTGAAAAATGGAATGAAGCTTTACTTGCAGGAAGACCACGAGCTTCCTCTCCTTAAGGCCTTTGCCTACATCAAGGGGGGAGAAAATCAGGAAGATGCTGCGCGTCTCGGCGAAGCGGCTCTGAGTTTGGCCGTGATGCGTACGGGTGGAACCGAAAAACGTTCGGTGCAAGAAGTGGATAAACTTTTGGAAGATCATGGGGCCTCCATCGAATCGGGCATTGCGGCGGAGTATTCCACGTTTATGTTGAATTGCCTGGCCAAAGATCAGTCTCAGATGTTTAATTTATTTTTTGAGATCCTTCAAAAACCTCGTTTTGATGCCAAGGCCTTGCAGCTCGCAAAACTAAAAAAAATCGAGTCCTTAAAACGATTGAAAGAAGATCCAGAAAAAATTGCCTTTCGAGAATTTCCCAAGCTTATTTATGGGGAAAACAATGTCTGGGCGAGAAGTGAAAATTTGAAAAGTGTAGAATCCGTTCAAGTGGCCGACCTTAAAAAAATACATCAACAGTTTCTGCATCCAGAAAATATTATTTTGGCCATTGCTGGCGATTTTAAAAAAGAAGAATTGGTTCAGAAAATAGAATCACTCACTCAAGCCTGGCCTAAGGCCAATCAAGCGATAGCCGCTCCAGCGCCTTTAGAGAAAAAATTCAAGGCTCAAAATATTATTATTCCGCAAAAAACAGCGCAATCCACTTTAGTGATAGGACATTGGGGCGACAAACGTTTTAACCCCGATAAATTTGCCCTGCTTTTAATGAATTATCTTTTGGGGGGAGATGTTTTTTCATCCCGATTGGGAGAAGAAATACGTTCGAATCGGGGTTTGGCCTATTCTGTGTATTCGCATTTCGGTTTGGAAAGTGATTACGGCTTGTTTTTCGCCTCCGCTCAAACCCGTGTGGAAGCTACAGCAGAAGTTATCAGCGTGATTAAAAAAGAAATCGAAAAATTTCAGCGGGGAGAAGATTTAAGTGAGGTCCGTCTGCAAGAGGCCAAGGAATCCATTTTAAACCGTATGGTAAACGATTGGGAACCCCGCTTTAATTTTGTAAAAGATCGTGCGCGTCTCAGTTTTTACGGATATCCAGAAAATTATTACGATGTGTTTCGAGAGAAGCTGGCTCAAGTGAGCTTGGGAGACATCAAAAGAGTGGCCGCAGAATATCTCAAGCCCGATGCCCTCACCGTTTTAATTGTGGGAGATGAAGAAAAACTCGCGAAAGATTTGGAGAAGTTGGGGAAGTTTGAGAAGCGGGAATGGAAAGAATAG
- a CDS encoding SPOR domain-containing protein, with translation MNNTNENKNLQFTFTQLLLFLLLQVAFLGGAFYLGTKFGNSSPAFGEKKAVQKDVELSNLLPQKNQENAVVPESVPAAKKLNTFEKSNTVVRIKSSANSEYTLQIASFPEESSAIQVVGEWKQKGYMAYLSVEDIHDRGKWYRVNIGNFGDEESATEFAKKIKEKENVSPQVVLTEQ, from the coding sequence ATGAACAACACTAACGAAAACAAAAATCTCCAATTCACTTTCACCCAATTACTTTTGTTCCTTCTGCTCCAAGTCGCATTTTTAGGAGGGGCTTTTTACCTGGGGACAAAATTTGGGAATTCCAGCCCTGCGTTTGGCGAGAAAAAAGCGGTGCAAAAAGATGTGGAGCTCTCCAATTTATTGCCTCAAAAAAACCAGGAAAATGCGGTCGTGCCGGAAAGTGTTCCCGCTGCGAAAAAACTGAATACTTTTGAGAAGAGCAACACCGTCGTGCGAATCAAATCGAGTGCAAACTCCGAGTATACCCTGCAAATCGCCTCCTTTCCCGAAGAAAGCTCTGCCATACAAGTGGTGGGTGAGTGGAAACAAAAAGGTTATATGGCCTATCTTTCGGTGGAAGATATCCACGACCGTGGGAAATGGTATCGAGTGAATATTGGAAATTTTGGAGATGAAGAATCGGCGACTGAATTTGCAAAAAAAATCAAAGAAAAAGAAAATGTGAGTCCGCAGGTCGTGTTGACGGAGCAATAG
- a CDS encoding penicillin-binding protein activator, translating to MKKTISSIILVLMLLFLNHCGTTGSVSPSKVKYPNAVSSEAKTDFNRAEKLFETANYEEADKLYKAYLKQYPYNELSDKSDFRLGQILMLRQNYAQAVQSFKALIKKSPSLEIKSKSNLKLALCYYRLQKMGETLSSFAMVEPKYADPREKVKMSSVALKILGKEDVNKRAFYLALLVDEYEGFSDDAEIQKQFGKEAPSKAEVEKQFQEWVKLATPIEAIDRRLLDYRGKSSGASLDFKIGKSYYESKNNAKAKEYLKRYVSKYPKHNFVEEANKILAGLGAAAVPVIDNKNGIKIGVILPLSGKLEQYGNYALKGMECAASLKPECKGGVSNVKLLVKDSMGDAQKSATLVEELVKEKVSLILGPLPSAEVETAAAKAKELGVVLVALSQKKDIPALGENIFRFSLTPAAQTRAILKHLSSQKDQNHLAIFYPNNNYGQEFLSEFESQVSGYGVKIVSKQSFAPTKADLTGELRQLKLNSTNVKENGKLFDSIFIPDSYQNIGKIAAGFEKAELSGLSVIGSNAWNDASIISKFNNSLNSGLFVDLYFKDSTKEITQNFNREFQNAYSYAPSSLEAMGYDIVRFVSQALGNKKVSAKDQVKSALVQIQNYNGVTGLKGFDDSREALISPVFIGVDANGFKEIQ from the coding sequence ATGAAGAAAACAATCTCATCTATAATCTTAGTACTCATGCTGCTTTTTCTGAACCATTGCGGCACCACAGGAAGCGTCTCTCCCTCCAAAGTGAAATACCCCAATGCTGTGAGCTCCGAGGCCAAAACAGATTTTAATAGGGCTGAAAAATTATTTGAAACTGCCAACTATGAGGAAGCAGATAAGCTCTACAAGGCCTATCTCAAGCAATATCCCTACAATGAGTTGAGTGATAAAAGTGACTTTAGACTGGGGCAGATTTTGATGCTCAGGCAGAATTATGCTCAAGCCGTTCAAAGCTTCAAAGCCCTCATCAAGAAAAGTCCCAGTCTGGAAATTAAATCCAAGTCGAATTTGAAATTGGCCCTCTGTTATTATCGTTTGCAAAAAATGGGTGAAACCCTTTCGAGTTTCGCAATGGTGGAGCCCAAATATGCCGACCCTCGTGAAAAAGTAAAAATGAGTTCGGTGGCCCTGAAAATCTTGGGCAAGGAAGATGTCAATAAAAGGGCATTTTATCTGGCTTTGCTGGTGGATGAATATGAAGGTTTTTCCGACGATGCGGAGATCCAAAAACAATTTGGAAAAGAAGCCCCCTCCAAAGCCGAAGTGGAAAAGCAGTTTCAGGAGTGGGTAAAGCTGGCCACGCCGATAGAGGCGATAGACCGTCGTTTGCTCGATTATCGGGGAAAAAGCAGCGGGGCCTCTCTGGATTTCAAGATTGGGAAATCTTATTACGAATCGAAAAATAATGCCAAGGCCAAGGAATATCTCAAGCGCTATGTGTCGAAATATCCCAAACACAACTTTGTGGAGGAGGCCAACAAAATATTGGCAGGCTTGGGAGCGGCGGCGGTTCCCGTGATCGATAACAAAAACGGGATTAAGATTGGAGTGATTCTGCCCCTGAGCGGAAAGTTAGAGCAGTATGGAAATTACGCCCTAAAAGGGATGGAATGTGCGGCTTCCCTCAAACCCGAATGTAAAGGAGGGGTGAGCAATGTGAAGTTGCTGGTGAAAGATTCGATGGGCGATGCACAAAAATCGGCCACTTTGGTGGAAGAATTGGTGAAGGAAAAAGTGAGCCTAATTTTAGGTCCCTTGCCTTCCGCAGAAGTGGAAACGGCAGCGGCCAAGGCAAAAGAGTTGGGGGTGGTACTGGTGGCCCTTTCCCAGAAAAAAGATATTCCTGCCTTGGGTGAAAATATCTTCCGATTTAGTTTGACGCCAGCCGCCCAGACCAGGGCCATCCTCAAGCATCTTTCGAGCCAGAAAGATCAAAATCATTTGGCCATTTTTTATCCAAACAATAATTATGGGCAGGAATTTTTAAGCGAGTTTGAAAGTCAGGTTTCTGGCTATGGGGTAAAAATTGTATCGAAGCAATCCTTTGCGCCCACAAAGGCCGATCTCACCGGAGAACTCCGTCAGCTCAAGCTGAATAGTACTAATGTTAAAGAAAATGGAAAATTATTTGATTCCATTTTTATCCCTGATTCTTATCAAAACATTGGCAAAATTGCGGCGGGTTTTGAAAAAGCCGAACTTTCGGGCTTAAGTGTCATCGGTAGCAATGCCTGGAACGATGCCTCGATTATTTCCAAGTTCAACAATTCGCTAAACTCCGGTTTGTTTGTAGATCTTTATTTTAAAGATTCTACCAAAGAAATTACTCAAAACTTTAATCGTGAATTTCAAAATGCCTACAGCTATGCGCCTTCCAGTTTGGAAGCCATGGGCTATGATATCGTTCGTTTTGTTTCCCAAGCCTTGGGAAACAAGAAAGTTTCTGCGAAGGATCAGGTAAAGTCTGCCTTGGTTCAAATTCAAAATTACAATGGAGTGACGGGTTTAAAAGGATTTGACGATTCGCGTGAGGCTCTCATCAGCCCTGTGTTTATAGGCGTGGATGCGAATGGGTTTAAGGAAATTCAGTAG
- a CDS encoding J domain-containing protein — protein sequence MKLLKYLEILGLQEGAKPDDIKKAFRDLAFQYHPDRNPGSKAAEDQFKKIAEAYAYLTDNAELLHAIHRPQANTSKNTQFYSDIFDELFGVQAQSTVQKGKDVFQVAELSLKEAFLGKKETFVYWRELRCEKCLGLGAAAGKKSPTCSYCFGLGNIQTAHRWEKIEKKCPKCLGLGRIPQDPCKKCRGKGLLPHQEKLNYLLPPKVRHGQEIRVVAKGSFAPRAASAGDLVIQIYLKKEASFTFDGPNVLCEVSISPEKAAQGGSLIVPTLMGEREIELVPGQKGEAVYSIKDYGLGGDQFVIVQVKNSKRLQK from the coding sequence ATGAAACTTCTCAAATACCTCGAAATCTTGGGCCTGCAAGAAGGAGCCAAACCCGACGATATTAAAAAGGCCTTTCGCGATTTGGCCTTTCAGTATCATCCCGATCGTAATCCGGGCAGCAAGGCGGCGGAAGATCAGTTTAAAAAAATTGCCGAGGCTTATGCGTATCTCACCGACAATGCTGAATTGCTTCACGCGATTCATCGGCCTCAAGCTAATACTTCCAAAAACACCCAATTTTATAGCGATATCTTTGATGAACTTTTTGGGGTTCAAGCTCAAAGTACGGTGCAAAAAGGCAAAGATGTTTTTCAGGTGGCGGAATTGAGTTTGAAAGAGGCCTTTTTGGGTAAAAAAGAGACTTTTGTTTACTGGCGGGAATTGCGCTGCGAAAAATGCCTGGGGCTTGGGGCAGCAGCGGGAAAAAAATCACCCACCTGCAGTTATTGTTTTGGTCTGGGAAATATTCAGACGGCGCATCGCTGGGAAAAAATAGAAAAGAAGTGCCCCAAGTGTTTGGGGCTGGGCCGTATTCCTCAAGATCCTTGCAAAAAATGTCGTGGAAAAGGTCTGCTGCCCCATCAGGAAAAATTAAATTATCTCCTTCCTCCTAAAGTGAGGCACGGCCAGGAAATTCGTGTGGTGGCCAAGGGTTCTTTTGCCCCCCGTGCGGCTTCTGCTGGCGATTTGGTGATTCAAATTTACCTAAAAAAGGAAGCGTCCTTTACGTTTGACGGCCCAAATGTTCTATGCGAGGTTTCCATTTCCCCCGAAAAAGCAGCTCAAGGGGGGAGTCTGATTGTGCCCACCTTAATGGGGGAAAGAGAAATAGAGCTGGTTCCCGGCCAAAAGGGAGAGGCGGTTTACTCCATTAAAGATTATGGCCTTGGAGGGGATCAGTTTGTGATTGTACAGGTGAAAAATTCGAAGAGATTACAGAAATAA
- a CDS encoding aminotransferase class V-fold PLP-dependent enzyme has product MSTNPQKRIYLDHAATSFPKAPGVAEAIQNYLSECGASAGRGAYQEAFEAKDLLDEVREDLADLIAAKDPKRLIFTLNASDALNLALKGILKLKDHVVVSGIEHNSVCRPLHELKKRLEIEFTKIPVSLEGELDFKLLEKSIRPTTRLLAFLQGSNVSGTLLPLELLSDFSFKKGIPLLVDASQTLGAYPLDVTKIKIDLLAFPGHKSLLGPLGTGGLWVREGLDLQTLKEGGTGSFSEEDTQPKFWPDIHESGSHNLLGIAGLGAALKFLKATGVEKIRQHKENLLQQFMEGLKNIPSLKVIAAPVKQNAGVISLQHPRLNPQEFALALDAQFRIQVRPGLHCAPWAHQTFGTYPQGTVRMSIGYSNTVQEVEAVLKALRSFS; this is encoded by the coding sequence ATGAGTACTAACCCACAAAAACGCATTTACTTAGACCATGCCGCCACTTCCTTTCCCAAGGCCCCTGGAGTAGCGGAAGCCATTCAAAATTATTTATCCGAATGTGGCGCCTCAGCCGGAAGAGGGGCTTACCAAGAGGCCTTTGAAGCCAAAGATTTGCTGGATGAAGTGAGAGAAGACCTGGCCGATCTCATTGCTGCAAAAGATCCCAAACGCCTTATTTTTACACTCAATGCCTCGGACGCCCTGAATCTTGCCCTCAAAGGAATTTTAAAATTAAAAGATCATGTGGTGGTTTCTGGTATAGAACACAACTCGGTTTGCCGTCCCTTGCATGAACTGAAAAAACGTTTAGAAATTGAATTTACGAAAATCCCGGTCAGTCTCGAAGGAGAACTTGATTTTAAACTTTTAGAAAAATCTATTCGCCCTACTACCAGGCTTCTGGCTTTTTTGCAGGGGAGCAATGTTTCAGGTACCTTGCTGCCTTTGGAACTTCTCTCAGATTTTTCTTTTAAAAAAGGGATTCCACTTTTAGTCGATGCCTCGCAAACCTTAGGGGCTTACCCTTTGGATGTGACTAAAATCAAAATCGATTTACTTGCCTTTCCGGGGCATAAAAGTTTGCTGGGGCCTTTAGGGACAGGCGGACTTTGGGTTCGCGAGGGTCTAGATCTTCAAACTTTAAAAGAAGGGGGAACCGGTTCTTTTTCGGAAGAAGATACCCAGCCAAAATTCTGGCCCGATATTCACGAAAGTGGTTCGCATAATTTGCTGGGCATTGCGGGCCTGGGTGCAGCACTAAAATTTTTGAAAGCCACGGGAGTGGAAAAAATTCGTCAGCACAAAGAAAACTTGCTCCAGCAATTTATGGAAGGTCTAAAAAATATTCCCTCGCTGAAAGTGATTGCGGCACCGGTCAAACAAAATGCGGGGGTGATTTCTCTGCAACATCCCCGATTAAATCCCCAAGAATTTGCTCTCGCCCTGGATGCGCAATTTCGTATCCAAGTGCGTCCGGGCCTACATTGCGCGCCTTGGGCCCATCAGACCTTTGGCACTTATCCTCAAGGAACGGTGAGGATGAGCATTGGATATTCGAATACGGTTCAAGAAGTGGAAGCGGTGTTGAAGGCGCTGAGGAGTTTTTCTTGA
- a CDS encoding transposase family protein, whose amino-acid sequence MKAPAFRRATGISRRTFEKMVEVIKQGLKEIRKHPHRRRPCKLKVEDQLLMTLMYWREYRTYFHIGLDYGLSEASA is encoded by the coding sequence TTGAAAGCTCCAGCATTCCGTCGAGCGACGGGTATTTCCCGTCGGACCTTCGAAAAGATGGTGGAAGTCATCAAGCAAGGATTGAAGGAAATTCGGAAGCATCCTCACCGTCGTCGTCCCTGCAAATTGAAAGTAGAAGATCAGCTTTTAATGACGCTGATGTACTGGAGAGAATATAGGACTTACTTTCACATTGGACTCGACTACGGTTTAAGTGAAGCTTCAGCCTGA
- the thiL gene encoding thiamine-phosphate kinase: MQTLQQFGEKKLHRFLGQFKGVGDDAAVIPFQNSQLVFTTDALEEELHFSFRWMAVTQLASKLLAVNLSDLAAMGAQPRWALLSLALPKKTPILKLKTFFKALQKYCQQFGVQLIGGDTDASDKWRLSLTLIGEVKNAIYRSGAKVGEDLWVTGNPGHSALGLYALQQNLDQKKFRPYIQKHLCPLPRLQEGHLLSTKKIATAMIDVSDGLLLDLERLCEASKVGAEIKLPQNPSWPSETKDKEQEFVACGGEDYELLFSSSEKNRKAIMGLFQKLKTPLHFLGKIKVQRYGISALDLEGKEIKFSIKGYQHF, translated from the coding sequence ATGCAAACTCTCCAACAATTTGGCGAAAAAAAGCTCCATCGTTTTTTGGGGCAATTCAAAGGGGTGGGGGATGATGCAGCAGTTATTCCTTTTCAAAATTCTCAATTAGTTTTTACGACAGATGCCCTGGAAGAAGAGCTTCATTTTTCCTTTCGCTGGATGGCTGTGACTCAACTGGCCTCCAAACTCTTGGCCGTTAATTTGAGCGATTTGGCCGCCATGGGCGCACAACCCAGATGGGCACTGCTTTCTCTGGCGCTTCCAAAAAAAACACCCATTTTAAAATTGAAAACTTTTTTTAAAGCGCTGCAAAAATATTGTCAGCAATTTGGAGTTCAGCTGATTGGCGGAGACACCGACGCCTCGGATAAATGGCGGCTTTCTTTAACTCTAATCGGGGAAGTGAAAAATGCGATTTATCGATCGGGGGCAAAAGTAGGGGAGGATCTCTGGGTGACCGGGAATCCAGGCCATTCGGCCCTGGGGCTTTATGCCTTGCAACAAAATTTGGATCAAAAAAAATTTCGACCTTATATTCAAAAGCATCTTTGCCCACTTCCTCGATTACAAGAAGGCCATTTGCTTTCCACAAAAAAAATAGCCACCGCGATGATCGACGTGAGTGATGGATTATTATTAGATCTAGAGCGACTTTGTGAGGCGTCCAAAGTTGGGGCTGAAATAAAATTACCACAAAATCCGAGCTGGCCTTCTGAGACAAAAGACAAAGAACAGGAATTTGTGGCATGTGGGGGAGAAGATTATGAACTTTTATTTTCTTCTTCTGAGAAAAATAGGAAAGCTATTATGGGTCTTTTTCAGAAGTTGAAAACCCCTTTGCATTTTTTGGGGAAAATCAAAGTTCAAAGATATGGGATCAGCGCGTTGGACTTAGAGGGAAAAGAAATTAAATTTTCCATAAAGGGCTATCAGCATTTTTAA
- a CDS encoding ribbon-helix-helix domain-containing protein — protein sequence MARKKITTTIYITPEQNEKLKTLHERTKVPTAEYIRQGIDLILEKYQSNLPGEQLSLLHSFGDLSRKN from the coding sequence ATGGCCCGAAAAAAAATTACCACCACCATCTATATCACCCCCGAGCAAAACGAAAAGCTCAAGACCTTGCACGAGAGAACCAAGGTGCCTACTGCAGAGTATATCCGCCAGGGGATTGATTTGATTTTGGAGAAGTATCAGTCCAATTTACCGGGTGAACAGCTGAGTTTACTACATTCTTTCGGAGACTTATCTCGGAAAAATTAG
- a CDS encoding arginine--tRNA ligase has product MKQLVENILKTTLCKLVTEAVLEASCLQNPIQIEVPSAKTHGDFSCNIAMALASRLKRKPREIAELLQKNIQDSEFSIEKIEIAGPGFLNFFLSPKAYQKSLEEILKHSTFLQVQVGQNQKVLLEYVSANPTGPMHIGHGRNAVVGDTLARLLSKTGYQVHKEFYVNDYGVQIKTLGNSVDYYLKKIFFPSQSLDAPPEGSYQGIYLQELVEAHAEEFKPFVGDIAKLGKAAGLHLLKKVKEDLASIDIHFDQYFSEFSLYEDDQISKVLDLLKSKGQIFEDQGAVWLKTTACGDDKDRVLKKSDGSYTYFTPDIAYHKNKFDRNFDLYINVWGADHGGYVPRIRAALQALGFDAAKLKVLLIQMVNLKRGAERVQMSKRSGTYVTLREVVDEVGSDATRFFFLLRSASAQLDFDLDLAQKQSSENPVFYIQYAHARIASILRKGQAEGFVGDEKYFSSLENIKLPEEFELIQKMSEYPEMLKKAALELEPHAVAFYLMDLAKLFQAYYSKAKQDVRYKVLSENKEASSAKLSLLFALRKVLRAGFEIVGISAPEEMHQNIESFS; this is encoded by the coding sequence ATGAAACAACTCGTCGAAAATATCTTAAAAACTACCCTTTGCAAACTTGTCACAGAGGCTGTGCTGGAGGCCTCTTGCCTGCAAAACCCTATTCAAATTGAAGTGCCTTCAGCAAAAACTCATGGAGATTTTTCTTGCAACATCGCGATGGCTTTGGCCTCAAGGCTCAAGCGAAAACCTCGAGAGATTGCGGAACTCCTCCAAAAAAATATTCAGGATAGCGAATTCTCTATCGAAAAAATTGAAATTGCGGGGCCTGGATTTTTGAATTTTTTTCTTTCTCCTAAGGCCTACCAAAAAAGTTTAGAAGAAATTTTAAAGCATTCAACTTTTTTACAAGTTCAGGTGGGGCAAAATCAAAAAGTGCTTTTGGAATATGTCAGCGCAAATCCCACGGGGCCTATGCACATTGGCCATGGGCGCAATGCGGTGGTGGGCGATACCCTGGCACGCCTGCTTTCCAAAACCGGTTACCAGGTGCACAAAGAGTTTTATGTGAACGATTACGGGGTGCAAATCAAAACCCTGGGAAACTCTGTCGATTATTATCTGAAAAAAATATTTTTCCCTTCTCAAAGTTTGGATGCCCCTCCTGAAGGGTCTTATCAGGGAATTTACCTGCAAGAACTGGTCGAAGCGCATGCCGAAGAGTTTAAGCCTTTTGTGGGAGATATCGCAAAGCTGGGAAAGGCAGCAGGGCTACATCTGCTGAAAAAAGTAAAAGAAGATTTGGCCAGTATCGATATTCACTTTGATCAATATTTTTCCGAGTTTTCTTTATATGAAGACGATCAGATTTCCAAGGTCTTGGACTTGTTGAAAAGCAAAGGCCAAATTTTTGAAGATCAGGGGGCCGTCTGGCTGAAGACTACGGCTTGCGGCGATGATAAAGATCGAGTCTTGAAAAAAAGTGATGGCTCTTACACCTATTTCACTCCGGACATTGCGTACCACAAAAATAAATTTGATCGAAACTTTGATCTTTATATTAATGTCTGGGGTGCAGATCATGGCGGTTATGTGCCCCGTATTCGTGCGGCCTTGCAGGCCTTGGGTTTTGATGCGGCAAAGTTGAAAGTGTTACTCATTCAAATGGTGAATCTCAAGCGTGGCGCAGAGCGTGTGCAAATGTCCAAACGCAGTGGCACTTATGTGACTTTGCGTGAAGTGGTGGATGAAGTGGGGTCTGATGCGACAAGATTTTTCTTTTTGTTGCGCTCAGCCTCTGCCCAACTGGATTTTGATCTGGATCTGGCGCAAAAGCAAAGTTCTGAAAACCCGGTGTTTTATATTCAGTATGCCCATGCACGCATTGCTTCCATTTTAAGAAAAGGTCAGGCCGAAGGGTTTGTGGGGGATGAAAAATATTTTTCTTCTTTGGAAAATATAAAACTTCCCGAAGAATTTGAGCTGATTCAAAAAATGAGTGAATATCCTGAAATGTTGAAAAAAGCGGCACTGGAGCTAGAGCCTCATGCCGTTGCTTTTTATTTGATGGATTTAGCCAAGCTTTTTCAAGCTTATTATAGTAAGGCAAAGCAAGATGTGCGATACAAGGTGTTGAGCGAAAATAAAGAAGCAAGTTCAGCGAAGCTGAGTTTACTTTTTGCGCTGAGAAAAGTACTGAGGGCAGGTTTTGAAATTGTAGGAATTTCTGCACCTGAAGAGATGCATCAAAATATTGAATCGTTTTCCTGA